The following coding sequences are from one Capsicum annuum cultivar UCD-10X-F1 chromosome 3, UCD10Xv1.1, whole genome shotgun sequence window:
- the LOC107862367 gene encoding H/ACA ribonucleoprotein complex subunit 2-like protein produces the protein MGSDSEVEKSVQKEKERKKLLALAPIAKPLAGKKLSKRTFKLVRRAAEHKCLKRGVKEVVKSIRRGQKGLCVIAGNISPIDVITHVPILCEEADIPYIYVPSKEDLANAGATKRPTCCVLVSTKPTKGELRQEDQEKLKEDYDQVVSEIREITASLF, from the exons ATGGGTAGCGATAGCGAAGTAGAGAAGTCGGtacagaaagagaaagagagaaagaagcTATTAGCTTTAGCTCCTATTGCTAAGCCGCTCGCTGGAAAGAAACTCAGCAAACGTACCTTCAAACTCGTTAGGCGAG CTGCGGAACATAAGTGCTTGAAGAGAGGAGTTAAAGAGGTGGTTAAGAGTATTCGACGTGGTCAAAAAGG ATTGTGTGTTATAGCTGGAAACATTTCTCCTATAGATGTCATTACTCATGTTCCAATACTATGTGAGGAAGCTGATATACCATACATCTATGTTCCCTCAAAAGAA GATCTTGCAAATGCTGGAGCCACTAAGAGGCCAACTTGCTGCGTTTTGGTATCGACAAAGCCTACTAAGGGGGAACTTAGGCAGGAAGATCAAGAGAAACTGAAAGAAGATTATGATCAAGTTGTATCAGAAATTCGCGAAATAACTGCCTCCTTGTTTTGA
- the LOC107862366 gene encoding inorganic pyrophosphatase TTM1 isoform X3, which produces MAQDTLSNADSPRRRSGLLRDQVQLVKRSNSARYEIVPIQDQLSVEKGFFAVIRACQLLVQKNEGIVLVGVAGPSGAGKTVFTEKIRNVMPSIAIINMDNYNEPSRIVDGNFDGDPRLTDYETLLENIHGLKAGKPVQVPIYDFKSSSRVGYRTLEVPSSRIVIIEGIYALSEKLRPLLDLRVCVTGGVHFDLVKRVLRDIQRAGQEPEEIIQQISETVYPMYKAFIEPDLQTAHIKIINKFNPFTGFQNPTYVLKSTKTVTVDQIKAVFSNEYKETTEETYDIYLLPPGEDPEACQSYLRMRNKDGRYTLMFEEWVTDSPFIISPRITFEVSVRLLGGLMALGYSIATILKRSSHIFSDDKVCVKTDWLEQLNRRYVQVQGRDRSHVKSVADSLGLDGSYIPRTYIEQIQLEKLLNDVMALPDDLKTKLSIDDDLVSSPREALSRASADRRTKFLNRGIPHSYSTQREKHLSKLTKLAVNSRRYDGRTPDSPAPVANQGVVSQLTEQISTLSERMDEFTSRIEELNSKISANKVSASQQNLAVHAEPCNGSAPTSVFVAGLGNGSLAGSLLPHSSSSSQLARESTLMEEVLLIGRSQRQIMHQIDNLSNILRELHGERPRLGRTDRTEGMAEVVESIGVPLLLTLAIGGVGILLFRTLSQK; this is translated from the exons ATGGCACAGGATACTCTTTCCAATGCTGATTCACCTCGAAGAAGGTCTGGACTATTAAGAGATCAAGTTCAATTGGTAAAAAGAAGCAACTCTGCTCGATATGAGATAGTCCCAATTCAAGATCAGTTATCAGTTGAGAAGGGTTTCTTTGCAGTAATCCGTGCATGCCAGTTGTTGGTTCAGAAGAATGAAGGAATCGTACTGGTGGGAGTTGCTGGTCCTTCAGGGGCCGGAAAGACCGTGTTCACCGAAAAGATCCGGAATGTTATGCCTAGTATTGCTATCATAAACATGGACAACTACAATGAGCCCAGTCGTATCGTTGATGGAAACTTCGACGGTG ATCCACGCTTGACCGACTATGAGACTCTGCTCGAGAATATACATGGGCTGAAAGCAGGGAAGCCTGTTCAAGTTCCTATATACGATTTTAAATCAAGCTCTCGCGTGGGTTATAG GACACTTGAAGTTCCAAGCTCACGAATTGTTATAATTGAAGGGATATATGCTTTGAGTGAAAAATTGAGGCCATTGTTAGATCTCCGTGTGTGTGTCACTGGTGGAGTGCACTTTGACTTAGTGAAACGGGTTCTTAGGGATATTCAACGTGCTGGACAAGAGCCCGAGGAGATAATCCAGCAAATCTCAGAAACG GTGTATCCTATGTACAAAGCCTTTATTGAACCTGATCTACAGACAGctcatatcaaaattattaacaAGTTTAACCCGTTCACTGGATTTCAGAATCCCACATATGTTTTAAAG TCAACTAAAACTGTGACTGTAGACCAGATCAAGGCTGTGTTTTCAAATGAATACAAGGAAACTACAGAGGAAACTTATGATATTTATCTCCTACCTCCTGGTGAAGATCCTGAAGCCTGCCAATCATATCTGAGGATGAGGAACAAGGACGGAAGATACACTCTTATGTTTGAG GAATGGGTTACAGATAGTCCCTTTATTATATCACCAAGAATCACCTTTGAAGTCAGTGTACGACTTCTTGGTGGTTTGATGGCATTAGGATATTCAATTGCAACTATTTTGAAAAGGAGCAGCCACATTTTCTCTGATGACAAGGTTTGTGTGAAAACAGATTGGTTGGAGCAACTTAATCGTCGGTATGTTCAG GTGCAAGGAAGAGATCGTTCACATGTTAAATCTGTTGCTGACTCTCTGGGTTTGGATGGTTCGTATATTCCTCGCACTTACATTGAGCAAATTCAGCTGGAGAAGCTTTTAAACGATGTTATG GCATTGCCAGATGATCTGAAGACAAAGCTGAGCATAGACGACGATTTGGTCTCAAGCCCTAGAGAAGCTCTATCCCGAGCCTCGGCAGATAGGAGAACAAAGTTTCTTAATCG TGGTATCCCACATTCATACTCAACACAACGAGAAAAACACCTGTCCAAGCTGACAAAACTTGCGGTTAATAGTAGAAGATATGATGGGAGAACCCCTGATTCTCCAGCGCCAGTGGCTAATCAG GGAGTCGTTTCTCAACTTACAGAACAAATTTCCACGCTGAGTGAGCGAATGGATGAGTTTACATCTCGGATAGAAGAGCTAAACTCAAAAATATCTGCCAATAAAGTTTCCGCTAGCCAACAAAATTTGGCAGTGCATGCTGAGCCTTGCAATGGGTCTGCACCAACTTCTGTTTTTGTGGCTGGGTTAGGCAATGGCTCGTTGGCTGGTTCTCTTTTACCTCATTCATCATCGTCTTCTCAACTGGCAAGAGAGTCTACTCTAATGGAAGAG GTACTTCTCATTGGGAGATCACAGCGTCAGATCATGCACCAGATAGACAATCTGAGCAATATCCTCCGTGAGCTCCACGGAGAGAGGCCTCGCCTAGGGAGAACAGATAGGACTGAAGGAATGGCTGAAGTTGTTGAGTCAATTGGTGTTCCTCTACTTCTTACTCTTGCTATTGGCGGTGTCGGTATCTTGTTGTTCAGGACCTTGTCTCAAAAATAA
- the LOC107862366 gene encoding inorganic pyrophosphatase TTM1 isoform X1 — translation MAQDTLSNADSPRRRSGLLRDQVQLVKRSNSARYEIVPIQDQLSVEKGFFAVIRACQLLVQKNEGIVLVGVAGPSGAGKTVFTEKIRNVMPSIAIINMDNYNEPSRIVDGNFDGDPRLTDYETLLENIHGLKAGKPVQVPIYDFKSSSRVGYRTLEVPSSRIVIIEGIYALSEKLRPLLDLRVCVTGGVHFDLVKRVLRDIQRAGQEPEEIIQQISETVYPMYKAFIEPDLQTAHIKIINKFNPFTGFQNPTYVLKSTKTVTVDQIKAVFSNEYKETTEETYDIYLLPPGEDPEACQSYLRMRNKDGRYTLMFEEWVTDSPFIISPRITFEVSVRLLGGLMALGYSIATILKRSSHIFSDDKVCVKTDWLEQLNRRYVQVQGRDRSHVKSVADSLGLDGSYIPRTYIEQIQLEKLLNDVMALPDDLKTKLSIDDDLVSSPREALSRASADRRTKFLNRGIPHSYSTQREKHLSKLTKLAVNSRRYDGRTPDSPAPVANQNCLFQGVVSQLTEQISTLSERMDEFTSRIEELNSKISANKVSASQQNLAVHAEPCNGSAPTSVFVAGLGNGSLAGSLLPHSSSSSQLARESTLMEEVLLIGRSQRQIMHQIDNLSNILRELHGERPRLGRTDRTEGMAEVVESIGVPLLLTLAIGGVGILLFRTLSQK, via the exons ATGGCACAGGATACTCTTTCCAATGCTGATTCACCTCGAAGAAGGTCTGGACTATTAAGAGATCAAGTTCAATTGGTAAAAAGAAGCAACTCTGCTCGATATGAGATAGTCCCAATTCAAGATCAGTTATCAGTTGAGAAGGGTTTCTTTGCAGTAATCCGTGCATGCCAGTTGTTGGTTCAGAAGAATGAAGGAATCGTACTGGTGGGAGTTGCTGGTCCTTCAGGGGCCGGAAAGACCGTGTTCACCGAAAAGATCCGGAATGTTATGCCTAGTATTGCTATCATAAACATGGACAACTACAATGAGCCCAGTCGTATCGTTGATGGAAACTTCGACGGTG ATCCACGCTTGACCGACTATGAGACTCTGCTCGAGAATATACATGGGCTGAAAGCAGGGAAGCCTGTTCAAGTTCCTATATACGATTTTAAATCAAGCTCTCGCGTGGGTTATAG GACACTTGAAGTTCCAAGCTCACGAATTGTTATAATTGAAGGGATATATGCTTTGAGTGAAAAATTGAGGCCATTGTTAGATCTCCGTGTGTGTGTCACTGGTGGAGTGCACTTTGACTTAGTGAAACGGGTTCTTAGGGATATTCAACGTGCTGGACAAGAGCCCGAGGAGATAATCCAGCAAATCTCAGAAACG GTGTATCCTATGTACAAAGCCTTTATTGAACCTGATCTACAGACAGctcatatcaaaattattaacaAGTTTAACCCGTTCACTGGATTTCAGAATCCCACATATGTTTTAAAG TCAACTAAAACTGTGACTGTAGACCAGATCAAGGCTGTGTTTTCAAATGAATACAAGGAAACTACAGAGGAAACTTATGATATTTATCTCCTACCTCCTGGTGAAGATCCTGAAGCCTGCCAATCATATCTGAGGATGAGGAACAAGGACGGAAGATACACTCTTATGTTTGAG GAATGGGTTACAGATAGTCCCTTTATTATATCACCAAGAATCACCTTTGAAGTCAGTGTACGACTTCTTGGTGGTTTGATGGCATTAGGATATTCAATTGCAACTATTTTGAAAAGGAGCAGCCACATTTTCTCTGATGACAAGGTTTGTGTGAAAACAGATTGGTTGGAGCAACTTAATCGTCGGTATGTTCAG GTGCAAGGAAGAGATCGTTCACATGTTAAATCTGTTGCTGACTCTCTGGGTTTGGATGGTTCGTATATTCCTCGCACTTACATTGAGCAAATTCAGCTGGAGAAGCTTTTAAACGATGTTATG GCATTGCCAGATGATCTGAAGACAAAGCTGAGCATAGACGACGATTTGGTCTCAAGCCCTAGAGAAGCTCTATCCCGAGCCTCGGCAGATAGGAGAACAAAGTTTCTTAATCG TGGTATCCCACATTCATACTCAACACAACGAGAAAAACACCTGTCCAAGCTGACAAAACTTGCGGTTAATAGTAGAAGATATGATGGGAGAACCCCTGATTCTCCAGCGCCAGTGGCTAATCAG AATTGCCTTTTCCAGGGAGTCGTTTCTCAACTTACAGAACAAATTTCCACGCTGAGTGAGCGAATGGATGAGTTTACATCTCGGATAGAAGAGCTAAACTCAAAAATATCTGCCAATAAAGTTTCCGCTAGCCAACAAAATTTGGCAGTGCATGCTGAGCCTTGCAATGGGTCTGCACCAACTTCTGTTTTTGTGGCTGGGTTAGGCAATGGCTCGTTGGCTGGTTCTCTTTTACCTCATTCATCATCGTCTTCTCAACTGGCAAGAGAGTCTACTCTAATGGAAGAG GTACTTCTCATTGGGAGATCACAGCGTCAGATCATGCACCAGATAGACAATCTGAGCAATATCCTCCGTGAGCTCCACGGAGAGAGGCCTCGCCTAGGGAGAACAGATAGGACTGAAGGAATGGCTGAAGTTGTTGAGTCAATTGGTGTTCCTCTACTTCTTACTCTTGCTATTGGCGGTGTCGGTATCTTGTTGTTCAGGACCTTGTCTCAAAAATAA
- the LOC107862366 gene encoding inorganic pyrophosphatase TTM1 isoform X2, translating to MAQDTLSNADSPRRRSGLLRDQVQLVKRSNSARYEIVPIQDQLSVEKGFFAVIRACQLLVQKNEGIVLVGVAGPSGAGKTVFTEKIRNVMPSIAIINMDNYNEPSRIVDGNFDDPRLTDYETLLENIHGLKAGKPVQVPIYDFKSSSRVGYRTLEVPSSRIVIIEGIYALSEKLRPLLDLRVCVTGGVHFDLVKRVLRDIQRAGQEPEEIIQQISETVYPMYKAFIEPDLQTAHIKIINKFNPFTGFQNPTYVLKSTKTVTVDQIKAVFSNEYKETTEETYDIYLLPPGEDPEACQSYLRMRNKDGRYTLMFEEWVTDSPFIISPRITFEVSVRLLGGLMALGYSIATILKRSSHIFSDDKVCVKTDWLEQLNRRYVQVQGRDRSHVKSVADSLGLDGSYIPRTYIEQIQLEKLLNDVMALPDDLKTKLSIDDDLVSSPREALSRASADRRTKFLNRGIPHSYSTQREKHLSKLTKLAVNSRRYDGRTPDSPAPVANQNCLFQGVVSQLTEQISTLSERMDEFTSRIEELNSKISANKVSASQQNLAVHAEPCNGSAPTSVFVAGLGNGSLAGSLLPHSSSSSQLARESTLMEEVLLIGRSQRQIMHQIDNLSNILRELHGERPRLGRTDRTEGMAEVVESIGVPLLLTLAIGGVGILLFRTLSQK from the exons ATGGCACAGGATACTCTTTCCAATGCTGATTCACCTCGAAGAAGGTCTGGACTATTAAGAGATCAAGTTCAATTGGTAAAAAGAAGCAACTCTGCTCGATATGAGATAGTCCCAATTCAAGATCAGTTATCAGTTGAGAAGGGTTTCTTTGCAGTAATCCGTGCATGCCAGTTGTTGGTTCAGAAGAATGAAGGAATCGTACTGGTGGGAGTTGCTGGTCCTTCAGGGGCCGGAAAGACCGTGTTCACCGAAAAGATCCGGAATGTTATGCCTAGTATTGCTATCATAAACATGGACAACTACAATGAGCCCAGTCGTATCGTTGATGGAAACTTCGACG ATCCACGCTTGACCGACTATGAGACTCTGCTCGAGAATATACATGGGCTGAAAGCAGGGAAGCCTGTTCAAGTTCCTATATACGATTTTAAATCAAGCTCTCGCGTGGGTTATAG GACACTTGAAGTTCCAAGCTCACGAATTGTTATAATTGAAGGGATATATGCTTTGAGTGAAAAATTGAGGCCATTGTTAGATCTCCGTGTGTGTGTCACTGGTGGAGTGCACTTTGACTTAGTGAAACGGGTTCTTAGGGATATTCAACGTGCTGGACAAGAGCCCGAGGAGATAATCCAGCAAATCTCAGAAACG GTGTATCCTATGTACAAAGCCTTTATTGAACCTGATCTACAGACAGctcatatcaaaattattaacaAGTTTAACCCGTTCACTGGATTTCAGAATCCCACATATGTTTTAAAG TCAACTAAAACTGTGACTGTAGACCAGATCAAGGCTGTGTTTTCAAATGAATACAAGGAAACTACAGAGGAAACTTATGATATTTATCTCCTACCTCCTGGTGAAGATCCTGAAGCCTGCCAATCATATCTGAGGATGAGGAACAAGGACGGAAGATACACTCTTATGTTTGAG GAATGGGTTACAGATAGTCCCTTTATTATATCACCAAGAATCACCTTTGAAGTCAGTGTACGACTTCTTGGTGGTTTGATGGCATTAGGATATTCAATTGCAACTATTTTGAAAAGGAGCAGCCACATTTTCTCTGATGACAAGGTTTGTGTGAAAACAGATTGGTTGGAGCAACTTAATCGTCGGTATGTTCAG GTGCAAGGAAGAGATCGTTCACATGTTAAATCTGTTGCTGACTCTCTGGGTTTGGATGGTTCGTATATTCCTCGCACTTACATTGAGCAAATTCAGCTGGAGAAGCTTTTAAACGATGTTATG GCATTGCCAGATGATCTGAAGACAAAGCTGAGCATAGACGACGATTTGGTCTCAAGCCCTAGAGAAGCTCTATCCCGAGCCTCGGCAGATAGGAGAACAAAGTTTCTTAATCG TGGTATCCCACATTCATACTCAACACAACGAGAAAAACACCTGTCCAAGCTGACAAAACTTGCGGTTAATAGTAGAAGATATGATGGGAGAACCCCTGATTCTCCAGCGCCAGTGGCTAATCAG AATTGCCTTTTCCAGGGAGTCGTTTCTCAACTTACAGAACAAATTTCCACGCTGAGTGAGCGAATGGATGAGTTTACATCTCGGATAGAAGAGCTAAACTCAAAAATATCTGCCAATAAAGTTTCCGCTAGCCAACAAAATTTGGCAGTGCATGCTGAGCCTTGCAATGGGTCTGCACCAACTTCTGTTTTTGTGGCTGGGTTAGGCAATGGCTCGTTGGCTGGTTCTCTTTTACCTCATTCATCATCGTCTTCTCAACTGGCAAGAGAGTCTACTCTAATGGAAGAG GTACTTCTCATTGGGAGATCACAGCGTCAGATCATGCACCAGATAGACAATCTGAGCAATATCCTCCGTGAGCTCCACGGAGAGAGGCCTCGCCTAGGGAGAACAGATAGGACTGAAGGAATGGCTGAAGTTGTTGAGTCAATTGGTGTTCCTCTACTTCTTACTCTTGCTATTGGCGGTGTCGGTATCTTGTTGTTCAGGACCTTGTCTCAAAAATAA
- the LOC107862366 gene encoding inorganic pyrophosphatase TTM1 isoform X4 has translation MAQDTLSNADSPRRRSGLLRDQVQLVKRSNSARYEIVPIQDQLSVEKGFFAVIRACQLLVQKNEGIVLVGVAGPSGAGKTVFTEKIRNVMPSIAIINMDNYNEPSRIVDGNFDDPRLTDYETLLENIHGLKAGKPVQVPIYDFKSSSRVGYRTLEVPSSRIVIIEGIYALSEKLRPLLDLRVCVTGGVHFDLVKRVLRDIQRAGQEPEEIIQQISETVYPMYKAFIEPDLQTAHIKIINKFNPFTGFQNPTYVLKSTKTVTVDQIKAVFSNEYKETTEETYDIYLLPPGEDPEACQSYLRMRNKDGRYTLMFEEWVTDSPFIISPRITFEVSVRLLGGLMALGYSIATILKRSSHIFSDDKVCVKTDWLEQLNRRYVQVQGRDRSHVKSVADSLGLDGSYIPRTYIEQIQLEKLLNDVMALPDDLKTKLSIDDDLVSSPREALSRASADRRTKFLNRGIPHSYSTQREKHLSKLTKLAVNSRRYDGRTPDSPAPVANQGVVSQLTEQISTLSERMDEFTSRIEELNSKISANKVSASQQNLAVHAEPCNGSAPTSVFVAGLGNGSLAGSLLPHSSSSSQLARESTLMEEVLLIGRSQRQIMHQIDNLSNILRELHGERPRLGRTDRTEGMAEVVESIGVPLLLTLAIGGVGILLFRTLSQK, from the exons ATGGCACAGGATACTCTTTCCAATGCTGATTCACCTCGAAGAAGGTCTGGACTATTAAGAGATCAAGTTCAATTGGTAAAAAGAAGCAACTCTGCTCGATATGAGATAGTCCCAATTCAAGATCAGTTATCAGTTGAGAAGGGTTTCTTTGCAGTAATCCGTGCATGCCAGTTGTTGGTTCAGAAGAATGAAGGAATCGTACTGGTGGGAGTTGCTGGTCCTTCAGGGGCCGGAAAGACCGTGTTCACCGAAAAGATCCGGAATGTTATGCCTAGTATTGCTATCATAAACATGGACAACTACAATGAGCCCAGTCGTATCGTTGATGGAAACTTCGACG ATCCACGCTTGACCGACTATGAGACTCTGCTCGAGAATATACATGGGCTGAAAGCAGGGAAGCCTGTTCAAGTTCCTATATACGATTTTAAATCAAGCTCTCGCGTGGGTTATAG GACACTTGAAGTTCCAAGCTCACGAATTGTTATAATTGAAGGGATATATGCTTTGAGTGAAAAATTGAGGCCATTGTTAGATCTCCGTGTGTGTGTCACTGGTGGAGTGCACTTTGACTTAGTGAAACGGGTTCTTAGGGATATTCAACGTGCTGGACAAGAGCCCGAGGAGATAATCCAGCAAATCTCAGAAACG GTGTATCCTATGTACAAAGCCTTTATTGAACCTGATCTACAGACAGctcatatcaaaattattaacaAGTTTAACCCGTTCACTGGATTTCAGAATCCCACATATGTTTTAAAG TCAACTAAAACTGTGACTGTAGACCAGATCAAGGCTGTGTTTTCAAATGAATACAAGGAAACTACAGAGGAAACTTATGATATTTATCTCCTACCTCCTGGTGAAGATCCTGAAGCCTGCCAATCATATCTGAGGATGAGGAACAAGGACGGAAGATACACTCTTATGTTTGAG GAATGGGTTACAGATAGTCCCTTTATTATATCACCAAGAATCACCTTTGAAGTCAGTGTACGACTTCTTGGTGGTTTGATGGCATTAGGATATTCAATTGCAACTATTTTGAAAAGGAGCAGCCACATTTTCTCTGATGACAAGGTTTGTGTGAAAACAGATTGGTTGGAGCAACTTAATCGTCGGTATGTTCAG GTGCAAGGAAGAGATCGTTCACATGTTAAATCTGTTGCTGACTCTCTGGGTTTGGATGGTTCGTATATTCCTCGCACTTACATTGAGCAAATTCAGCTGGAGAAGCTTTTAAACGATGTTATG GCATTGCCAGATGATCTGAAGACAAAGCTGAGCATAGACGACGATTTGGTCTCAAGCCCTAGAGAAGCTCTATCCCGAGCCTCGGCAGATAGGAGAACAAAGTTTCTTAATCG TGGTATCCCACATTCATACTCAACACAACGAGAAAAACACCTGTCCAAGCTGACAAAACTTGCGGTTAATAGTAGAAGATATGATGGGAGAACCCCTGATTCTCCAGCGCCAGTGGCTAATCAG GGAGTCGTTTCTCAACTTACAGAACAAATTTCCACGCTGAGTGAGCGAATGGATGAGTTTACATCTCGGATAGAAGAGCTAAACTCAAAAATATCTGCCAATAAAGTTTCCGCTAGCCAACAAAATTTGGCAGTGCATGCTGAGCCTTGCAATGGGTCTGCACCAACTTCTGTTTTTGTGGCTGGGTTAGGCAATGGCTCGTTGGCTGGTTCTCTTTTACCTCATTCATCATCGTCTTCTCAACTGGCAAGAGAGTCTACTCTAATGGAAGAG GTACTTCTCATTGGGAGATCACAGCGTCAGATCATGCACCAGATAGACAATCTGAGCAATATCCTCCGTGAGCTCCACGGAGAGAGGCCTCGCCTAGGGAGAACAGATAGGACTGAAGGAATGGCTGAAGTTGTTGAGTCAATTGGTGTTCCTCTACTTCTTACTCTTGCTATTGGCGGTGTCGGTATCTTGTTGTTCAGGACCTTGTCTCAAAAATAA
- the LOC107862364 gene encoding serine/threonine-protein kinase 16, producing the protein MGCSFSGLNALYDAVNGAGDVWINDNRFKIVRQLGEGGFAYVFLVKEVISDPSNPGVSKKFKDSSHISDDGTYAMKKVLIQNNEQLELVKEEIRVSSLFTHPNLLPLLDHAIIAVKAGPDQSWKHEAYLLFPVHLDGTLLDNATAMKAKKEFFSTSDVLQIFRQLCAGLKHMHSLDPPYAHNDVKPGNVLLTHRKGQPPLAILMDFGSTRPGRKQIRSRSEALQLQEWASEHVSAPFRAPELWDCPSQCDIDERTDIWSLGCTLYAIMYGVSPFEYALGESGGSLQLAIVNAQIKWPAGPKPPYPEALHQFVTWMLQPQGTVRPRIDDIIIHVDKLISKFSH; encoded by the exons ATGGGTTGCTCGTTCTCCGGGTTGAATGCTCTGTACGACGCCGTTAATGGCGCTGGCGATGTTTGGATCAATGATAATCGCTTCAAAATTGTTAGGCAGCTCGGTGAGGGCGGTTTCGCTTACGTGTTCCTCGTCAAGGAGGTTATATCCGACCCTTCTAATCCTGGTGtatccaagaaattcaaggactCTTCTCATATATCTG ATGATGGAACTTATGCCATGAAGAAAGTTCTTATTCAGAACAACGAACAGTTGGAGTTGGTGAAAGAAGAGATCCGTGTTTCGTCTCTATTTACGCATCCCAATCTGTTGCCTCTCCTCGATCATGCTATCATTGCAGTCAAG GCTGGGCCAGATCAGTCCTGGAAGCATGAAGCTTACTTATTGTTTCCGGTACATTTGGACGGGACATTACTAGATAATGCTACGGCTATGAAAGCTAAGAAGGAGTTCTTTTCCACTTCAGACGTTCTTCAAATATTTCGTCAG CTTTGTGCAGGACTCAAGCATATGCATAGCCTTGATCCTCCTTACGCGCATAATGATGTCAAACCCGGTAATGTCCTATTAACTCATAGAAAAGGACAGCCACCTCTTGCAATATTAATGGATTTTGGAAGTACACGTCCTGGAAGGAAGCAAATTCGCTCTCGTTCCGAGGCCTTGCAGTTGCAG GAATGGGCATCTGAGCATGTTTCCGCACCCTTCCGAGCACCTGAATTATGGGATTGCCCAAGCCAGTGTGATATTGACGAAAGAACTGATATCTGGTCATTAGGTTGTACATTATATGCAATAAT GTATGGAGTATCTCCATTTGAGTATGCACTTGGGGAATCCGGTGGAAGTCTACAGTTGGCTATTGTAAATGCACAGATAAAGTGGCCAGCCGGTCCTAAACCTCCATATCCAGAAGCCCTCCACCAATTCGTGACATGGATGCTCCAGCCTCAAGGGACAGTTCGGCCTCGCATAGATGATATCATAATTCATGTTGACAAATTGATCTCAAAGTTCTCCCATTGA